One segment of Comamonas thiooxydans DNA contains the following:
- a CDS encoding aromatic ring-hydroxylating dioxygenase subunit alpha, which yields MTERTLWHPVAQSSDVVSAPFSVLLLEQPLVLWRNAEGLVQSFVDRCPHRGARLSMGRVENGRLECPYHGWQFSSGGQCVKVPAVPDFTPPASQRVQAFEVQEAYGLIWVRLEPSDSQLPVFAAETDEHLRKVNCGPYDVAASAPRIIENFLDMSHFGFVHEGWLGSRDATAIAAYKVETTATGVLATGCKAVQPQSNLHSTQAAEVEYTYEVTAAYTAVLTKIPEEGSSKQGWREQIGLFICPVTPESSRVWFRLAVADFESTDEQLQTFQHTIFVQDQPVLESQLPKALPLDPRAEMHSAADRMSSAYRRFLKAQAIGFGTC from the coding sequence ATGACTGAACGTACCCTCTGGCATCCTGTTGCCCAATCCTCCGATGTGGTGAGCGCGCCGTTTTCCGTGCTGCTGCTGGAACAGCCGCTGGTGCTGTGGCGCAATGCTGAGGGACTGGTTCAGTCCTTCGTGGACCGCTGCCCGCATCGCGGTGCACGCCTGTCCATGGGCCGTGTGGAGAACGGACGTCTGGAGTGCCCCTATCACGGCTGGCAATTCTCTTCCGGTGGCCAATGCGTGAAAGTGCCCGCCGTGCCCGATTTCACACCCCCCGCATCGCAGCGCGTGCAGGCCTTCGAGGTGCAGGAAGCCTATGGGCTGATCTGGGTACGACTTGAGCCTTCCGACAGCCAGCTGCCCGTGTTCGCAGCCGAGACGGATGAGCATCTGCGCAAGGTGAACTGCGGGCCCTACGATGTGGCGGCCAGTGCACCGCGCATCATCGAGAACTTTCTCGACATGTCTCACTTCGGCTTTGTGCACGAAGGCTGGCTGGGCAGCCGTGACGCCACGGCCATTGCCGCCTACAAGGTGGAGACCACTGCCACCGGCGTGCTGGCGACGGGTTGCAAGGCCGTGCAGCCCCAGTCCAATCTGCACTCCACCCAGGCCGCCGAGGTGGAGTACACCTACGAGGTGACCGCTGCTTACACCGCCGTGCTGACCAAGATTCCCGAAGAGGGTAGCTCCAAGCAGGGCTGGCGCGAGCAGATCGGCCTGTTCATCTGCCCTGTCACTCCCGAAAGCAGCCGTGTCTGGTTCCGGCTGGCGGTCGCGGACTTTGAATCGACCGACGAGCAGTTGCAGACCTTCCAGCACACCATCTTTGTGCAGGACCAGCCGGTGCTGGAGTCGCAGCTGCCCAAGGCCCTGCCGCTGGACCCGCGTGCGGAAATGCATTCGGCGGCCGACCGCATGTCGTCGGCCTATCGCCGTTTCCTGAAGGCCCAGGCGATAGGCTTCGGAACCTGCTGA
- the guaD gene encoding guanine deaminase, protein MKIYRSALLRFADDGQAVYDSDALLAIAPDAAGVQRVVAAGSWQALADQYLEREGVQVIHLPGKLLAPGFVDLHIHYPQTDVIGAPAPGLLPWLENYTFPHESRFHDREYADGVADFFMNELLRNGVTTALAFATSHPASVDAIMTAAQKRSMRMIAGKVLQDRNSPDGVRDDTEQGLIDTETLIQRWHGVDRLGYAITPRFAPTSTPEQLRGAGELAARYGDVWIQSHVAENLDEIAWVKELFPAARSYLAVYDDFGLMRERAVYAHSIWLDETDRQLMHDTRSAAAISPTSNQFLASGYFDYLKADQAGMLYGLASDVGGGMSFSPFRTMQAAYVVGREGHAKQGQSLSPQNLWWQHTAGAARALGLQGVIGNLQPGCEADLVVINPGCTPLLARKTAQARNLDELLFAMIILGDDRLIEQTIVSQAK, encoded by the coding sequence ATGAAAATCTATCGTAGTGCCCTGCTGCGCTTCGCCGATGACGGCCAAGCGGTTTATGACTCCGACGCCTTGCTGGCGATTGCTCCCGATGCCGCGGGTGTGCAGCGTGTGGTGGCTGCGGGCAGCTGGCAGGCGCTGGCCGACCAGTATCTTGAGCGCGAAGGTGTGCAAGTCATTCACCTGCCCGGCAAGCTGCTGGCACCGGGTTTTGTCGACCTGCATATCCACTACCCGCAGACCGATGTGATCGGCGCGCCGGCCCCGGGCCTGCTGCCTTGGCTGGAGAACTACACCTTCCCGCACGAGTCGCGCTTCCATGATCGCGAATATGCCGATGGCGTGGCCGATTTCTTCATGAACGAGCTGCTGCGCAACGGCGTGACCACGGCGCTGGCGTTCGCAACCTCGCATCCGGCATCGGTGGACGCCATCATGACGGCAGCGCAAAAGCGCAGCATGCGCATGATTGCCGGCAAGGTGCTGCAGGACCGCAACAGCCCCGACGGCGTGCGCGACGACACCGAGCAAGGCCTGATCGACACCGAAACCCTGATCCAGCGCTGGCATGGCGTGGACCGCCTGGGCTATGCGATCACGCCGCGCTTTGCGCCCACCAGCACGCCCGAGCAGCTGCGCGGTGCGGGCGAGCTGGCAGCCAGGTATGGCGATGTCTGGATCCAGTCCCATGTGGCCGAGAACCTCGACGAGATTGCCTGGGTCAAGGAGCTGTTCCCTGCCGCGCGCAGCTATCTGGCGGTCTACGACGACTTTGGCCTGATGCGCGAGCGCGCCGTCTATGCGCACAGCATCTGGCTCGATGAAACCGATCGCCAGCTCATGCACGACACGCGTTCGGCGGCGGCCATCAGTCCGACCAGCAACCAGTTTCTGGCCAGCGGCTATTTCGACTACCTCAAGGCCGACCAGGCGGGCATGCTTTACGGGCTGGCCAGCGATGTGGGCGGCGGCATGAGCTTCTCGCCGTTTCGCACCATGCAGGCCGCCTATGTGGTGGGGCGCGAGGGCCATGCCAAGCAGGGCCAGAGCCTGTCGCCGCAAAACCTGTGGTGGCAGCACACGGCAGGCGCTGCGCGAGCCTTGGGCCTGCAGGGCGTGATCGGCAATCTGCAGCCCGGCTGCGAGGCCGACCTGGTCGTCATCAACCCCGGCTGCACGCCGTTGCTGGCGCGCAAGACGGCCCAGGCGCGCAATCTGGACGAGCTGCTGTTTGCCATGATCATCCTCGGAGATGACCGCCTGATTGAGCAAACCATTGTTTCTCAAGCAAAATAG
- a CDS encoding HIT family protein → MPMFVDHSPPGQCIFCKLVKGEIPSAKVYEDDLTIAFMDIGQATRGHVLVASKRHAVNLLELTPEEAGAVMQTAQRVAAAVNKAFDPDGINIFQANGAPAGQTVFHFHLHVLPRFEGDGLSVVWKREEPGFAALGELAERIKAQLS, encoded by the coding sequence ATGCCCATGTTTGTAGACCACTCGCCCCCTGGCCAGTGCATTTTCTGCAAGCTCGTCAAAGGGGAGATTCCATCGGCCAAGGTCTATGAGGACGATTTGACCATCGCCTTCATGGACATCGGCCAGGCCACGCGCGGCCATGTGCTGGTCGCCAGCAAGCGCCATGCCGTCAATCTGCTGGAGCTGACGCCTGAGGAAGCCGGTGCCGTGATGCAGACGGCCCAGCGCGTGGCGGCCGCGGTGAACAAGGCTTTCGATCCCGACGGCATCAACATCTTCCAGGCCAATGGCGCGCCAGCGGGGCAGACGGTGTTTCACTTTCACCTGCATGTGCTGCCGCGTTTCGAGGGCGATGGCCTGTCCGTGGTCTGGAAGCGCGAAGAGCCGGGCTTTGCGGCACTGGGAGAGTTGGCTGAGCGCATCAAGGCCCAGCTTTCCTGA
- a CDS encoding LysR family transcriptional regulator translates to MLSYRQLEHFVTVAQELHFSRAADKLGVAQSAVSVQVQQLEQQLGVRLLQRNKRKPITLTDAGELLYEEAVAVLRHMERAQQIGQLAAQGMSGHVKLGYISSSVTSGVLARMLTQFRPGHEQVHMQVLAMETPRQLQALQQGEIDAGLLRPRRRYPEGVKAVIVHSEPFMVALAENHPLARHESISVADLRGQTFIAPQFINESEGFAEVLARLAETAGFSAREAYRVNDFVTATSLAAAGYGIVVLPESNRLLNQPGVAFRPLRDFKENVHMALAYRERENSPAVRAFLAVARSCAT, encoded by the coding sequence ATGCTCAGCTACCGCCAACTCGAGCACTTCGTCACCGTGGCCCAGGAGCTGCACTTCTCTCGTGCCGCCGACAAGCTGGGCGTGGCCCAGTCCGCCGTCAGCGTGCAGGTGCAGCAGCTGGAGCAGCAACTGGGCGTGCGCCTGCTGCAGCGCAACAAGCGCAAACCCATCACGCTGACCGATGCGGGCGAGCTGCTCTATGAAGAGGCCGTGGCCGTGCTGCGCCATATGGAGCGGGCCCAGCAGATCGGGCAGCTGGCGGCCCAGGGCATGAGCGGCCATGTCAAGCTGGGCTATATCTCCTCGTCCGTGACTTCGGGCGTGCTGGCGCGCATGCTCACGCAGTTCCGCCCCGGCCATGAGCAGGTGCACATGCAGGTGCTGGCCATGGAGACGCCGCGCCAGTTGCAGGCGCTGCAGCAGGGCGAGATCGATGCCGGGCTGCTGCGGCCGCGCCGTCGCTACCCCGAGGGCGTCAAGGCGGTCATCGTGCACAGCGAGCCCTTCATGGTGGCGCTGGCCGAGAACCACCCACTGGCACGCCATGAGTCCATCAGCGTGGCCGATCTGCGCGGCCAGACCTTTATTGCGCCGCAGTTCATCAATGAAAGCGAAGGCTTTGCCGAGGTGCTGGCACGGCTGGCCGAGACGGCCGGGTTTTCGGCCCGCGAGGCCTATCGCGTCAACGACTTCGTCACGGCGACCAGCCTGGCGGCTGCCGGGTATGGGATTGTGGTGCTGCCCGAGTCGAACCGCCTGCTCAATCAGCCGGGCGTGGCCTTCAGGCCGCTGCGCGACTTCAAGGAAAACGTGCACATGGCGCTGGCCTACCGCGAGCGCGAGAACTCACCCGCAGTGCGCGCCTTTCTGGCCGTTGCCAGAAGCTGCGCCACCTAG
- the nadA gene encoding quinolinate synthase NadA, whose protein sequence is MTIRTVEFDQPAPGSSSQCSTGQAWARVLPQQDRQQQRETAQRIKALLKERNAVMVAHYYVDGALQDLARDTGGCVGDSLEMARFGANHPAKTLIVAGVRFMGETAKILSPEKTVLMPDGDATCSLDLGCPADEFSRFCDAHPDRTVVVYANTSAAVKARADWVVTSSVGQDIVAALHARGEKILWAPDRHLGSHIQQQTGADMLLWQGSCVVHDEFKADELQALAHAHPEAAILVHPESPAAVTALADVVGSTTQLIAAVGKLPTNTFIVATDQGILHDMRQRYPGKHFLAAPTAGTGGSCKSCAFCPWMAMNSLPGVERTLLQGSGAIELDTMLGLAARRPIQRMLDFAAAQRQPVRASGELERDAALFQNFGPA, encoded by the coding sequence ATGACGATCAGAACCGTGGAATTCGACCAGCCCGCACCGGGCAGCAGCAGCCAGTGCAGCACAGGCCAGGCCTGGGCCAGGGTGCTGCCGCAGCAGGACCGCCAGCAGCAGCGCGAGACGGCGCAGCGCATCAAGGCTCTTCTCAAGGAACGCAATGCCGTCATGGTTGCCCACTACTATGTGGACGGTGCGCTGCAGGATCTGGCACGCGATACCGGCGGCTGCGTGGGCGACTCGCTGGAGATGGCGCGCTTTGGTGCCAACCATCCCGCCAAGACCCTGATCGTGGCCGGCGTGCGCTTCATGGGCGAGACCGCAAAAATCCTCAGCCCCGAGAAGACCGTGCTCATGCCCGACGGCGATGCCACCTGCTCGCTGGACCTGGGCTGCCCGGCCGACGAGTTCAGCCGCTTCTGCGACGCCCATCCCGACCGCACCGTGGTCGTCTATGCCAACACCAGCGCTGCCGTGAAGGCCCGGGCCGACTGGGTGGTCACCTCGTCGGTAGGACAGGACATCGTGGCCGCCCTGCACGCGCGTGGCGAGAAAATCCTCTGGGCACCCGACCGCCATCTGGGCAGCCACATCCAGCAACAAACCGGCGCCGACATGCTGCTGTGGCAGGGCAGTTGCGTGGTCCATGACGAATTCAAGGCCGACGAGCTGCAGGCCCTGGCCCATGCCCACCCCGAGGCCGCGATTCTGGTTCACCCCGAATCGCCGGCCGCCGTCACTGCGCTGGCCGATGTGGTGGGCTCCACCACTCAGCTGATTGCCGCCGTGGGCAAACTGCCCACCAACACCTTCATCGTGGCCACCGATCAAGGCATTCTTCACGACATGCGCCAGCGCTATCCGGGCAAGCACTTTCTGGCTGCCCCGACGGCTGGCACGGGTGGCAGCTGCAAAAGCTGTGCCTTCTGCCCCTGGATGGCCATGAACAGCCTGCCGGGCGTGGAGCGGACCCTGCTGCAAGGCAGCGGTGCCATCGAGCTTGACACGATGCTGGGCCTGGCCGCCCGCAGGCCCATACAGCGCATGCTGGATTTTGCCGCTGCCCAGCGCCAGCCGGTACGCGCCAGCGGCGAGCTGGAACGCGACGCGGCCCTGTTCCAGAACTTCGGTCCGGCCTGA
- a CDS encoding adenosine deaminase, giving the protein MNTVPAVDVSRLPQLLRAMPKAELHMHIEGSLEPELIFALAQRNKVALAYDSVEALRAAYAFTDLQSFLDIYYAGASVLLHEQDFYDMARAYLDRAVADNVVHTEIFFDPQTHTERGVAMETVINGLYRACRDAQIEQGISSSLILSFLRHLSEESALQTLEAALPLRDRFIGVGLDSSELGNPPEKFARVFARCKQLGLHLVAHAGEEGPPAYIWGALDVLNVERIDHGVQSEQDALLMQRLVKEQIPLTVCPLSNLKLCVIKDLADHNLPRLLAAGLKVMINSDDPAYFGGYVNENYTQLFAATGMGAPEAYQLARNSLEASFAGEAQKAEWIAKLDAIFAQFAA; this is encoded by the coding sequence ATGAACACCGTGCCTGCCGTAGATGTTTCCCGTCTGCCACAGCTGCTGCGAGCCATGCCCAAGGCCGAGCTGCATATGCATATCGAGGGTTCGCTGGAGCCCGAACTGATTTTTGCGCTGGCGCAGCGCAACAAGGTGGCTCTGGCCTATGACAGCGTCGAGGCGCTGCGCGCGGCCTATGCCTTCACCGATCTGCAAAGCTTTCTGGACATCTATTACGCGGGCGCCAGCGTGCTGCTGCATGAGCAGGATTTCTACGACATGGCGCGCGCCTATCTGGACCGCGCCGTGGCCGACAATGTGGTGCACACGGAAATCTTCTTTGACCCCCAGACCCACACCGAGCGCGGCGTGGCCATGGAGACCGTCATCAACGGCCTGTATCGGGCCTGCCGCGACGCGCAGATCGAGCAGGGCATTTCCTCCTCGCTGATTCTGAGCTTTCTGCGCCACCTGAGCGAAGAAAGCGCCCTGCAGACGCTGGAGGCCGCGCTGCCGCTGCGTGATCGCTTTATCGGCGTGGGGCTGGACAGCAGCGAGCTGGGCAATCCGCCCGAGAAGTTCGCCCGCGTGTTTGCACGTTGCAAGCAACTGGGCCTGCATCTGGTGGCCCATGCGGGGGAGGAGGGTCCGCCCGCCTATATCTGGGGTGCTCTTGATGTGCTGAATGTGGAGCGCATCGACCATGGCGTGCAGTCGGAGCAGGATGCGCTGCTGATGCAGAGGCTGGTCAAGGAGCAGATTCCGCTGACGGTCTGCCCTTTGTCCAATCTCAAGCTCTGCGTGATCAAGGATCTAGCCGATCACAATCTGCCGCGGCTGCTGGCGGCCGGGCTCAAGGTGATGATCAACTCGGACGACCCGGCCTATTTCGGCGGCTATGTCAACGAGAACTACACCCAGCTCTTTGCCGCCACGGGCATGGGTGCGCCCGAGGCTTACCAGCTGGCGCGCAACAGCCTGGAAGCGAGCTTTGCCGGTGAGGCGCAGAAGGCCGAATGGATTGCAAAGCTGGATGCAATATTCGCGCAATTTGCGGCTTGA
- the dcd gene encoding dCTP deaminase, producing MSIKSDKWIRQMAEQHGMIEPFEPGQVRQVDGKKIISYGTSSYGYDIRCAREFKVFTNIHSTVVDPKNFDEKSFVDFEGDYCIIPPNSFALARTVEYFRIPRDVLTVCLGKSTYARCGIIVNVTPFEPEWEGYVTLEFSNTTPLPAKIYAGEGCAQVLFFQGDEQCEVSYKDRNGKYQGQHGVTLPKA from the coding sequence ATGAGCATCAAGAGCGACAAATGGATCCGTCAGATGGCGGAGCAGCACGGCATGATCGAGCCTTTCGAGCCTGGCCAGGTGCGCCAGGTCGACGGCAAGAAGATCATCAGCTACGGTACCTCGAGCTACGGCTACGACATCCGCTGCGCCCGCGAATTCAAGGTCTTCACGAATATCCACAGCACGGTGGTGGACCCCAAGAACTTTGACGAGAAGAGCTTTGTCGACTTCGAGGGTGACTATTGCATCATCCCGCCCAACAGCTTTGCACTGGCCCGCACGGTGGAGTATTTCCGCATCCCGCGCGACGTGCTGACCGTCTGCCTGGGCAAGAGCACTTATGCGCGCTGCGGCATCATCGTCAACGTGACGCCCTTCGAGCCCGAGTGGGAAGGCTATGTGACGCTGGAGTTCTCCAACACCACGCCGCTGCCGGCCAAGATCTATGCAGGCGAAGGCTGCGCCCAGGTGCTGTTCTTCCAGGGCGACGAGCAATGCGAAGTCAGCTACAAGGACCGCAACGGCAAGTACCAGGGCCAGCATGGCGTGACCCTGCCCAAGGCCTGA
- the glaH gene encoding glutarate dioxygenase GlaH encodes MNATTPQQLIQPVAYEIAAHPEHPRLLKLTLNTEALNAFLADVRDIDVQNLEYVPFMRFHLARRLKAHMGADFGETLVNIIKDRKHGGFVLGLEGVSQDSDDYVKFGTAIGHILGPANHDSMSNKYYARFLVKHTDASDSYLRQAYRLFTMHTDGTFVTEATDWLLMMKFDEQNAVGGESRFLHLDDWSELDCFVQDPLGAKPLLYKAPGSKNVNERVERPVFFHGEFGLSISFIDQFVQPANDAEAEYLQNLSESMENSPGTRTVSLPAGDLVVLNNYFYVHGRAPFERNEQLHRELMRQRGTFAQ; translated from the coding sequence ATGAACGCTACCACCCCCCAGCAACTGATTCAGCCCGTCGCCTACGAGATCGCCGCTCACCCCGAGCACCCTCGCCTGCTGAAGCTGACGCTGAACACCGAAGCCCTGAACGCCTTCCTGGCCGATGTGCGCGATATCGACGTGCAGAACCTCGAGTACGTGCCTTTCATGCGCTTTCATCTGGCGCGCCGCCTGAAGGCGCACATGGGTGCCGACTTTGGCGAGACCCTGGTGAACATCATCAAGGACCGCAAGCATGGCGGCTTTGTGCTGGGTCTGGAAGGCGTGAGCCAGGATAGCGACGACTATGTGAAGTTCGGCACCGCCATCGGCCATATCCTGGGCCCGGCCAACCACGACTCCATGTCCAACAAGTACTACGCACGTTTCCTGGTCAAGCACACCGACGCCAGCGACTCCTATCTGCGCCAGGCCTATCGTCTTTTCACCATGCACACCGACGGCACCTTCGTGACCGAAGCCACCGACTGGCTGCTGATGATGAAGTTCGACGAGCAAAACGCCGTGGGCGGTGAGTCGCGCTTTCTGCACCTGGACGACTGGAGCGAGCTGGACTGCTTCGTGCAAGACCCGCTGGGCGCCAAGCCCCTGCTGTACAAGGCTCCCGGCTCCAAGAACGTGAACGAGCGCGTGGAACGCCCCGTGTTCTTCCACGGCGAGTTCGGCCTGTCGATCTCCTTCATCGACCAGTTCGTGCAGCCTGCCAACGACGCCGAAGCCGAATATCTGCAGAATCTGTCCGAATCGATGGAAAATTCGCCCGGCACCCGCACCGTCAGCCTGCCCGCTGGCGACCTGGTGGTTCTGAACAACTACTTCTATGTGCACGGCCGCGCACCGTTCGAACGTAACGAGCAACTGCACCGCGAGCTGATGCGTCAGCGCGGTACATTCGCTCAGTAA
- the nadB gene encoding L-aspartate oxidase produces MPQSQTCSDVLIIGSGLAGLTLALSLPSTLRITVLSKSRADECASAWAQGGVAAVLDPADSLEAHVQDTLIAGAGLCDEGAVRRILEQGPQAIAWLQTLGVPFSTDADGRLHLTREGGHSARRIVHAADRTGQAVHQTLLQACRRLKHITLLQHCTAMELLQDVQQRCVGASVRNADGQQQPMLASHTVLATGGMGQIYPSTTNPATATGDGIAMAWRAGCVVRDLEFMQFHPTALQVGGRSVGLVSEALRGEGALLCLPDRDGRPGERFMLRHDPRAELAPRDIVARAIDGEMRAHQLPHVLLDITHRSRDWLEQHFPGVMALCAAHGIDIATQPIPVAPCAHYACGGVQAHVDGRTAVAGLWAIGEVARTGLHGANRLASNSLLECVVMGRSAALRMAEQSLHKPAAVQGRQRKPGKNLSAESQQEMRQSLQQLMLHNVGIVRSNHSLIAAAKQLVLWRAQWRGADPALRNQLALCSLMVDAALQRHASVGAHCNLDWPALEAAAA; encoded by the coding sequence ATGCCCCAATCTCAGACTTGCAGCGATGTGCTCATCATCGGCTCTGGACTGGCCGGCCTGACGCTGGCGCTCAGCCTGCCCAGCACACTGCGCATCACCGTGCTCAGCAAAAGCCGTGCCGACGAATGCGCCAGCGCCTGGGCCCAAGGCGGGGTTGCCGCCGTGCTGGATCCCGCCGACAGCCTGGAAGCCCATGTTCAGGACACGCTGATCGCCGGTGCCGGCCTCTGCGACGAAGGCGCCGTGCGCCGCATCCTGGAGCAAGGCCCCCAGGCTATCGCCTGGCTACAGACCCTGGGTGTGCCCTTCAGCACCGATGCAGACGGCCGCCTGCACCTGACGCGCGAAGGCGGCCACAGCGCGCGGCGCATTGTGCATGCGGCCGACCGCACCGGGCAGGCCGTGCACCAGACCTTGCTGCAGGCCTGCCGGCGTCTGAAGCACATCACCTTGCTGCAGCATTGCACCGCCATGGAACTGCTGCAGGACGTGCAGCAGCGCTGCGTGGGCGCCAGCGTGCGCAATGCCGATGGCCAGCAGCAGCCAATGCTGGCCAGTCATACCGTGCTGGCCACGGGCGGCATGGGCCAGATCTACCCCAGCACCACCAATCCGGCCACGGCGACCGGCGACGGCATTGCCATGGCCTGGCGTGCGGGCTGTGTCGTGCGCGACCTGGAGTTCATGCAGTTCCACCCCACGGCCTTGCAAGTGGGCGGCCGGTCCGTGGGCCTGGTCTCGGAAGCGCTGCGCGGTGAAGGAGCCCTGTTGTGCCTGCCTGACCGCGATGGCCGACCCGGCGAGCGCTTCATGCTGCGCCACGACCCGCGCGCCGAGCTGGCACCGCGCGACATCGTGGCCCGCGCCATCGATGGCGAGATGCGTGCACATCAACTACCCCATGTGCTGCTGGACATCACACACCGCAGCCGTGACTGGCTGGAGCAGCATTTCCCCGGCGTCATGGCTCTGTGCGCGGCGCACGGCATAGACATTGCCACCCAGCCCATCCCTGTGGCTCCCTGTGCCCACTATGCCTGCGGCGGCGTGCAGGCCCATGTAGACGGCCGCACTGCCGTAGCCGGGCTATGGGCGATTGGCGAGGTTGCCCGTACCGGCCTGCATGGCGCCAACCGCCTGGCCAGCAATTCGCTGCTGGAGTGCGTGGTCATGGGCAGGTCTGCCGCGCTGCGCATGGCCGAGCAGTCCCTGCACAAGCCCGCGGCCGTCCAAGGCAGGCAGCGCAAGCCCGGCAAGAACCTGAGCGCTGAAAGCCAGCAGGAGATGCGCCAGTCGCTGCAGCAGCTCATGCTGCACAACGTGGGCATTGTGCGCAGCAACCACAGCCTGATTGCAGCGGCCAAGCAACTGGTGCTGTGGCGTGCCCAATGGCGCGGTGCCGACCCAGCCCTGCGCAACCAGCTGGCCCTGTGCAGCCTGATGGTCGACGCGGCACTGCAGCGCCACGCCAGCGTTGGCGCGCACTGCAATCTGGATTGGCCGGCCCTCGAAGCGGCAGCCGCCTGA
- a CDS encoding alpha-hydroxy acid oxidase produces MASSQAPAANAASAPKAQAAYGQRAGLPRHLQNILSLHDFEAAARKHLPRPLFGYVSGAAEDCVSLQANRDSFQQYGFSSRVMVDVSQRNQKVELFGQTWDSPFGVAPVGISAINAYRGDLVLAQTAAANRIPAIMSGTSLIPMEDVAKAAPSTWFQAYLPGDTSRIDGLIDRIEAAGFGTLVITVDIPVWANRENNVRTGFSMPLRPSLRLAYDGITRPRWMVGTMLRTLINHGMPHFENSFATRGAPLLSGTAIRDTSGRDHLNWKNIERIRQRWKGNLVIKGILNEDDAVMATDIGAQGIVVSNHGGRQLDGVVAPLQMLPYVVDRVGHRTAVMMDSGIRRGSDVLKAMALGARMVFLGRPFMYAAAVGGAQGVHHAITLLRDEVDRNMAMLGATSMAEITRDCLRATRA; encoded by the coding sequence ATGGCATCGTCACAAGCCCCTGCTGCAAACGCAGCCTCCGCCCCCAAAGCGCAAGCCGCCTACGGCCAACGCGCAGGGCTTCCCCGTCATCTGCAGAACATTCTGTCGCTGCATGACTTCGAGGCCGCAGCGCGCAAGCACCTGCCCCGCCCTCTGTTTGGCTATGTCTCCGGCGCGGCTGAAGACTGCGTCTCGCTGCAGGCCAACCGTGACAGCTTCCAGCAATACGGCTTCAGCTCCAGGGTCATGGTGGATGTGTCGCAGCGCAACCAGAAGGTCGAGCTGTTCGGCCAGACCTGGGACTCGCCATTCGGCGTGGCCCCCGTGGGTATCAGCGCCATCAACGCCTACCGTGGCGATCTGGTGCTGGCTCAGACCGCTGCAGCGAATCGCATTCCCGCCATCATGAGCGGCACCTCGCTGATCCCCATGGAAGATGTAGCCAAGGCTGCACCATCGACCTGGTTTCAGGCCTATCTGCCCGGCGATACCAGCCGCATCGACGGCCTGATCGACCGCATCGAAGCCGCAGGCTTTGGCACCCTGGTCATCACCGTGGACATCCCGGTCTGGGCCAACCGCGAAAACAATGTGCGCACCGGTTTCTCGATGCCGCTGCGCCCCTCGCTGCGCCTGGCTTATGACGGCATCACCCGCCCGCGCTGGATGGTGGGCACCATGCTGCGCACGCTGATCAACCACGGCATGCCGCACTTCGAGAATTCGTTTGCCACGCGCGGCGCGCCTTTGCTGTCGGGCACCGCCATCCGCGACACCTCGGGCCGTGACCACCTGAACTGGAAGAACATCGAACGCATTCGCCAGCGCTGGAAGGGCAACCTGGTCATCAAGGGTATCCTCAACGAAGACGATGCCGTGATGGCCACCGATATCGGCGCGCAAGGCATCGTGGTCTCCAACCACGGCGGCCGTCAGCTCGACGGCGTGGTCGCCCCGCTGCAAATGCTGCCTTATGTGGTGGACCGCGTGGGCCACCGCACGGCCGTGATGATGGACAGCGGCATTCGCCGCGGCAGCGATGTACTCAAGGCCATGGCCCTGGGCGCGCGCATGGTGTTTCTGGGCCGCCCCTTCATGTACGCCGCCGCAGTTGGCGGTGCGCAGGGCGTTCATCACGCCATCACCTTGCTGCGTGACGAGGTGGACCGCAATATGGCCATGCTGGGCGCGACCTCCATGGCCGAGATCACCCGCGACTGCCTGCGCGCGACGCGGGCCTGA